From Lycium ferocissimum isolate CSIRO_LF1 chromosome 12, AGI_CSIRO_Lferr_CH_V1, whole genome shotgun sequence, one genomic window encodes:
- the LOC132041021 gene encoding transcription factor MYB114-like yields the protein MKDKEVKTRMKRGFWKPEEDLILKKCVETHGEGNWATISEKSGLMRSGKSCRLRWKNYLRPNIKRGMMSEDEKDLIIRLHKLLGNRWSLIAGRLPGRTDNEVKNFWNTHLNNKRSCRVKKKHVKSKKADNTHSPQGKIQEYPSAETVSNNQAIANKTVLDSWIEELQDFNCSLLSPLSMNNVPFLEDEPFIPILDDIVLLEAFTRNEIQPFL from the exons ATGAAGGATAAAGAAGTTAAAACAAGAATGAAGAGAGGATTTTGGAAACCTGAGGAGGACTTGATCTTGAAGAAATGTGTGGAGACTCATGGAGAGGGAAATTGGGCTACCATTTCTGAGAAGTCAG GCTTAATGAGAAGCGGTAAAAGCTGCAGACTAAGGTGGAAAAACTACCTGAGGCCAAACATCAAGAGAGGAATGATGTCAGAAGATGAAAAAGACCTCATCATCAGACTCCATAAGCTTCTTGGCAACCG ATGGTCGCTAATTGCCGGTAGGCTACCTGGAAGAACAGACAATGAAGTCAAGAACTTCTGGAACACACATTTGAACAACAAGAGATCCTGTAGAGTCAAAAAGAAACATGTCAAGTCCAAGAAGGCTGATAATACTCACAGCCCACAAGGTAAAATTCAAGAGTACCCTAGTGCTGAGACAGTGAGCAACAACCAAGCAATAGCCAACAAAACAGTTTTAGATTCATGGATAGAAGAACTGCAGGACTTCAACTGCAGCTTACTATCACCTTTGTCGATGAATAACGTGCCTTTCCTCGAAGATGAACCTTTTATTCCCATATTGGACGACATTGTCTTGCTCGAAGCATTCACAAGGAATGAGATTCAGCCATTCCTTTAG
- the LOC132041020 gene encoding uncharacterized protein LOC132041020, which yields MHEIDLHDLSDDSDYAASIQQGSARMTRSGSSNRSSSSEQAGVEIVYLKDNVAIHPTQHAWERIRGRLKLIKQGGSLLMTWIPYEGQSSSARLSERDKSLYTIRAVSFADIRSIHKHSPTLGWQYAIIVLSSGLAFPPLYFYNGGLKEFLATVKQHVFLARSAEDANTFLVNDFQDPLQRTLSSLELPGVISVANSPTSSVAPSESSPNRTDDEALDKNSTHIQQNGWQRQKINDPRHLSIQVLEKFSLVTRFARETKSQLLREAHGDGFISNARRKHDKKPNSYSFVVESNDVHKPSEDFPADLLEESSCEEPSQNGGAALRDETFEHDKLSLVWGKPRQPPLGSKEWSSFLDSEGRVKDSQALRKRIFYGGVEKGLRKEVWRFLLGYHSYDSTYAERKYLVSIKKSEYETIKNQWKSISKEQAKGFTKFRERKHLIEKDVVRTDRSIPFYDGDDNSNVKCLHDILLTYSFYNFDLGYCQGMSDLLSPILYVMEDEPESFWCFVALMKRLGPNFNRDQSGVHSQLFALSKLVEVLDNPLHNYFKQQDCLNYFFCFRWVLIQFKREFDFEKTMRLWEVLWTHYLSEHLHLYFSVAILRRYRSKIIGEEMDFDTLLKFINELSGHINLDAILREAEALCICAGENGEACIPPGTPPSLPFEITSMYNQQDDDDVL from the exons ATGCATGAAATAGACCTTCACGATCTTTCAGACGATTCCGATTACGCTGCTTCTATACAACAA GGTTCAGCGAGGATGACTAGGAGTGGTAGTAGTAATCGGAGCTCATCCAGTGAGCAAGCCGGTGTTGAAATAGTGTATTTGAAAGATAATGTGGCGATACACCCGACTCAGCATGCATGGGAGAGGATTAGAGGTCGGCTGAAGCTGATCAAGCAAGGAGGTTCTCTGTTAATG ACTTGGATTCCATATGAAGGGCAAAGTTCAAGTGCAAGGCTATCTGAAAGAG ATAAGAGTCTCTATACAATAAGAGCAGTTTCTTTCGCGGATATTAGGTCAATCCATAAACACTCTCCTACATTGGGTTGGCAGTATGCTATTATAGTTTTGTCATCGG GACTGGCATTTCCTccactttatttttataatgGAGGTCTCAAAGAATTTCTTGCAACAGTTAAGCAACATGTTTTTCTTGCGAG GTCAGCTGAAGATGCAAATACATTTCTTGTCAATGATTTCCAAGATCCGCTCCAG AGAACTCTCTCTTCCTTGGAGCTTCCCGGGGTCATTTCTGTCGCGAACAGTCCAACATCATCTGTTGCACCTAGTGAATCTTCACCCAATCGGACAGATGATGAAGCCCTTGATAAGAACTCCACACATATTCAACAAAATGGCTGGCAAAGACAAAAGATAAATGATCCTCGACATTTATCTATTCAAGTACTGGAGAAATTTTCTCTTGTCACCAGATTCGCACGTGAAACCAAATCTCAACTTCTTCGTGAAGCTCATGGTGATGGTTTCATTTCTAATGCAAGGAGGAAGCATGACAAAAAACCAAATAGTTACTCTTTTGTTGTTGAATCTAATGATGTTCACAAGCCGTCTGAAGATTTTCCTGCAGATCTTTTGGAG GAAAGTTCTTGTGAGGAACCTAGTCAGAATGGAGGAGCTGCATTGCGTGATGAAACTTTTGAG CATGACAAATTGTCACTAGTATGGGGAAAACCGCGCCAGCCTCCGTTGGGATCAAAAGAG TGGTCCTCCTTTTTGGACTCTGAAGGGAGGGTCAAAGACTCGCAGGCACTAAGAAAGAGGATCTTTTATGGAGGAGTGGAGAAAGGTCTGAGGAAAGAG GTTTGGAGATTTCTATTGGGATATCATTCGTACGATTCAACTTATGCTGAGAGGAAATACCTTGTGTCTATCAAAAAGTCAGAGTATGAAACAATAAAGAACCAGTGGAAG AGCATCTCCAAAGAGCAGGCTAAAGGATTTACGAAATTCCGGGAAAGGAAACATCTCATTGAAAAAGATGTG GTCAGGACTGATAGGTCAATTCCATTCTATGATGGGGATGATAATTCTAATGTGAAGTGTTTGCATGACATACTGCTCACTTACTCATTCTACAACTTTGACCTGGGTTACTGTCAG GGTATGAGTGATCTTCTTTCGCCAATATTATATGTGATGGAAGATGAACCAGAATCGTTTTGGTGCTTTGTGGCATTGATGAAGCGGCTTGGTCCAAATTTTAATCGTGACCAGAGCGGAGTGCATTCTCAGCTTTTTGCGTTGTCGaag TTGGTGGAGGTATTGGATAATCCCTTGCATAATTACTTCAAGCAGCAGGACTGCTTGAATTATTTCTTCTGCTTTCGCTGGGTTCTTATACAATTCAAAAG ggaatTTGACTTTGAGAAAACAATGCGGTTGTGGGAGGTCTTATGGACACATTATTTGAGTGAACATCTTCATCTGTATTTCTCTGTTGCAATTCTGAGAAGATACCGCAGTAAAATAATAGGAGAAGAGATGGATTTCGACACACTGCTGAAATTTATCAATGAGCTAAGTGGTCATATTAACCTGGATGCTATCCTTAGGGAAGCTGAGGCTTTGTGTATATGCGCCGGTGAAAATGGTGAAGCTTGCATCCCTCCTGGAACTCCACCTTCGTTACCATTTGAGATTACTTCAATGTACAATCAacaggatgatgatgatgtactGTAA